cctttcccttcaAGCCGCCCCCAGCTTGGTGATCTCAGACAGGATCTGTGTGTGAAATCTCcttcctggagctgctgggagatGTCCAAAGCTATGCGGTTGCTGGGGCCTTCTGTGAAGTTAATTAACCTAGAGTCTATAGCAATAACCCTTGGCAGCCAGCCCAATATAAACATGGTCTTGTGCCCCCTTTCACAGCCTCTGAGCATCTGTCTAACAAGAAGGCAATCTTCCCCAGCACTTAACCCTATAAGCGCTCTTTCCCAGAGCAGTTATATGGAAACTGGATGAGAAAGGAAGATTAGCTTTCCGTTTCTACCAGCTCTATGTGGTTTactttctgttactttttttttttttttacttcttttacaGCTGTTTAATACTTCCAGCCTCCTGTACCATTAATTTCTCCATCAGCTTCTTTCTTTAAGCTATGCCACAGACTGGGATGTGTGTGTTTGACTATTACATTTATCACATTCTCTGATGCCCCTTAGCACAATGTGTGAGTAGTCCTACAGGCTTCCAGTGATGAGGCTTTTCTGTGCCATCTTCTCTGCATCATGATTCATACAAAACTTTCCCAGTTAGCTCCTGTATGGCTGTGCCTTAATCCACTGGAGGTCTTGCAGGGACTGTGCCTTCACCTGCTGCTaacttgaaatatatttatttaaaacagatgtATTTTAGATATTCCATAGCATGTTGTTCTTTGTAACTGTTAACACACTTGTATCTGAATGCTTAATTCTCAGGTAGTGCTCTTGGATCCTGTTGTCCAAGGAGCTGAGGAGTTAAGGAGTACCTAGCCTTACTCACTGGCATACTGCCCCAACTGATCTCGTGTGGGGCTATGCATCTAGAAGTCAGTTTTAGAAACAGTTTCGGACCTAGGTATTCATGATGCCTTCAGAGCTAGACCTGATCACATCTGTATTCAAGCAAGTAAGTGTTCTCTGGGAGGAGTTGTCACTTAGTAAGATTTTTCCAAGTATCTTCAGGAAAATATACTGCGAAGTAGGAGCAGAGATCTCCCTGTGTGCATGCTTGCATTGCTAAGTGAGATGATTAGCACTGAACATAAAGCAGCAGTAGCTTAGGGCTGAAAAGCATTGATCTGGAAACCCTGCTCCCACTGGAGCTCTGGCAGTTGCTGCCAACTGAAGGGCCTCAGTCTTGTGCACTGTTCCCTGTTCTGATTTTGTGCTTGGACTTCTCAGGTTCTTCTGGCTCTTGAGCCTAAAAGTGCCTAAATGAACACAAAACCTCTTGTAtggatcatctagtccaagctGTCGCTTGCTGTGGGTGTTGGCAGAAACCACCTTCTTGCAAGAAGCTTTTCAGTAACTAGAGGCTTATGCCCTAATGGAGAAGGGAATAAATCCTTTCCTAAACTCTTGCCGCCTCAATATTATGAAACcttttaaatggcttttaagAATAAATAGCTGATAAAGAACGTTAGTATGCAAGAACTTGCTTGCAGATATGTTTCATGCTTGATCTGGGAAAGGATGCTGGCTTTGCTGACTGGGCCTCACTTAAATTAGGCTGGTgacctccagcagctggaagagggaaCTGCCGGTGATTCTGTGAGTTGCTGCCCTCTGTTGCACAAATCCAACACGACACTGACACTGTCCCCTGGTAGCAGGGAGAGGAAATAGTAATATACCGAATGGGAGTTAAACCCAGCCAGAAAATGCCAGCTGTCCTCTTTGGAAAAACTCAGGAGCAATTATGCTGGTTATGTGCATAACTGAGGCCCGACAGCAGCTGTGAAGGGCAAGGCACCAACAATACCTCTAGTTACTGCTGAAGGTATATAGTTAATTTATCAATTTGTGGTATTACAGTATTCTAGACTGCCTTTTAAGTGTAGTGGGAAAATGTGTATCTCTGCTATAGAAGTTACCTGGATATCTATATGCTGATAGACAAGCAAAGGACACACTTTCAGATCTTAGGACTATTTCTTACTATAATGTTCTGGGAAATGGGGTGAGGAATGATTGAAACTTTCTCGCTGAACAGAAGGTTAATCTTAATTTAGTCTCCcagttaaacattttaatacaaGATCCTTAATGacactttttccttcattcaaGGATGACCTCTCAACTAGTGATCAGCTGTTTACTTCCATGAGCCCTTATGATGTAGACCTTCCAATTCAAACAACTGAAGATGTGTTGTTCGCTTCTCAATTTAATCAGCCCAAAGACTTTCCTACAGACTTCTCATCTGTGGATCTCAGCTATCTTCCTGATATCATCCAAGGTAACCCAGAACAAAATCTATCTGAAGATGGCTGTGAAATACAAAAAGAGCTTGATAGGTCAGCATCAAGAAGTGAGGACAGTGGTATCTTCAAGGATGAAAGCAGCTCGTCACATCCAGATGCAACTCAACCATCTCCTGAGGCATCTGGTGTGTGTCATCCTCTGATGCCAATGACTCCTGTGACCCCAGTGACACCTGCATCAGAAAGCTCTGGCATAGTGCCTCAGTTGCAGTAAGTTCATGTATTATATATGTAGCATATATAATAGTTTTGCTTAAACTGCAAGGTAGTGCTCTGACTTCTCACTTAGAGAATGTAGCAAAAGTATGGTTTGGTCTTTAATAAGCCCAGCCAAAAAACTAGAGGGGCAGTTCCTCCTCTTTGAGGAGAGGTGGAGAAAATGAACTGACAATATTGGAAGGCAACTGGATTCTGCGCTGCGCAATACAACACAAAAATGGAAGTGGCACAGAACAATACGCAGCTTAGCAAAACAGGGGAGAGTGGACTTAATAAACATGCTGAGTGAGTAACTGAAATGCCAGTGGCTTTTTAAGGGGGGAAAGTCTCTTTAAAGGGAGAAGTGTTTGGTAGAAATAATTTGTATATCTTATGTACTGCTAGTTATTTCAGTCTGCAGGATGAGAAGACAAGAATACTTGAAAAGGAGGACTTCTTCCATCAGGGAGAAAGTTAAGGGTGACAGCAAGCTCTCTGGGTTTAAAGATGTCAGCTTGCTGCTTTTGTGAGCAGAAATAGTCTGAATTGAGCAAGGGGAAGGGGCATGACAAGAAGCATGAGAAATTCTGGCCTTGTTAAAAGGTCCTGTCCTGTCTAGGCTACAGCAACTATGGAGTAATTTATACCTGTACAGAATAACATACCCTTATCCACCCTGAGTGCTGTAGTAATTCTGTAAATACTCGTTAATGGTTCAAGTCAAAGCTGTAAAAGACTTCAGTGATGTAGTTATTGGAAGACACACAAACTCAGTATTCGGGGACTAATAATTTTGTACTTTGTTGTACCTCAAACTGTAATTTTGGTATTGAATTACTTAAGTTTTGCCGAAAGCCGCTTAATGCTAGAGTGGGAAAGAGATAGGCAGGAAGTTAGTTGATGGCAATTATTAATTAGAGTGTGACTTCACATTAAGCTAATAATGCTGGGGGTTGGTTCTGCAGTGGCTTGCTTTTgcaataagaatttttttctctcattcctCAGGAATATAGTGTCAACTGTAAACTTGGCTTGTAAACTAGATCTGAAGAACATAGCTCTGCATGCCAGAAATGCAGAGTATAACCCAAAGGTAAATCTTAAGGACTCAAAACTGTGCTATCACTTAGCTTTCTCAGTGCTAATGGATTCTAATATAGAGGTTCACCATGAGCTTTGTACTTTTTCTAATAGCACTGTCTTgacccacagaaaaaaaacctgcaacttGAGCCTGttaaagtgaaagaaatacagGGGACCACaaggagattttatttttttttttttaataaagcccCAGCAATGAGATGTTATGAAGCTGTTTAAGAAAGGAGATGAACGGTCCCACCTGTGGCTAGCCACCTCCAGCTGAAATGGCCCAAGCAGCCCTTGTTGGGGGGAGGAAAGATCAGCCCTGACATTCTTGGCTGGATGAAAGAGAATTACTGGAGTCAAACTGGTATTACAGGATACTTCTATCAAGTGGCCTAGGCTGTAGAATCTCACTGGGAATTAATGGGCTTTCTGTAAGTGACTCCAGACTGCTCCACAAAATGTAAGGGACAAGGCAGTGGTCCTGTGACTATAGTCTTAAGTCCCTTGGTCCTAGGGAGGTGGAAAATAGTTTCAGGGTGGTAAATAAACACTTTTACAAAGCAAAGGCATGCTGTGTTGAGCTTTGCAAGTGACAATTCTTGAAAGAATGAATAGAAATGCAGTACCAGCCAAATCTCTTGGCTGGACTGTGAGGTCTGCCTCTGAATTTGTAGAGGTTTGCTGCTGTGATCATGAGAATCAGGGAACCACGAACAACAGCCCTCATCTTCAGTTCAGGAAAAATGGTCTGCACAGGagcaaaaaggtatttttttggttttcctgccCTCTAAAGGTCTGGGTCTTGCAGCTATGCCTatattgtaatgaaaaatgtcagaaaaccTTGTTTAAATTATCTAGCAAAGGGTTGTCataattgcaagaaaaaaaatgaaacattggTATTAAAAAATGTCTAGCTTTCTTCATGATGGCAGTTTAGTAATTACTGAACTATGTGTTTCTGTCCCTGACCATAGATTGAGCTGAGCAGACATTAGCAGAAAAGCTGCTAAAATGCCCAGGAATTGTTAAGGGATTATTTGAATTTCTCACTGACTTTGAAGTGAATTAGGACATAACTTGTGTCTGTCAAGTCTCTCTTCAGTGTCTGTGTTTGACACATCTGCCTCTAAAGGAAATGGGAATTGGAGAGAAGCAAAGCTTATTTCTAAACTCTGAAGTTCAGCATCTGCCTTGGTTTTTATGTCCCTAAATTGTCAGTGAGATAATGCATTAATTTACAGCTTAGAAGACCTCTTCTCCCACCCCAGCTAGCTAGATGATTGTACTGCTGTCTGCAGTCTACCTCTTGGATCAGCTCTGAGAAGCTGTTTTAAGGAACTGAGAAAGAAACCTCTGAAGAGGGGAACTCCTGGGTGATGCAACGTGCTCCATCGTGTTCAAATAGACCACAGGAAAGTGAATGACTAAGTGCCTTATTCCTTTTAGCTTGCTCAAGTGGCTCTAGGGATAGAGGCCTGCTGTTTTGTGCAGTAGCGTATCTTTTTCTGGAGCACAGATTAGTACGGTGGTGGCTCCTAACTGACTTCCATCTtgagagcagaagaaagcactAATCAAAGATGCTTTTTGCCCCCTCTGCTCTTCCTTCAGTGAAGAGCAATCACGGCTCGCAGCCAGGAAGTATGCACGCGTGGTGCAGAAGCTTGGGTTCCCTGCCAAGTTCCTGGATTTCAAGATACAGAATATGGTTGGGAGCTGTGACGTGAGGTTCCCTATCCGGCTGGAAGGTTTGCTTCTCGCTCATCAGCAGTTCAGCAGGTGTGTGGAATTCAGATTTACAACCCCATGCAACTTGAAGTGGTGTCATTGTAAGCTACAAGCAGACTCAAATTCTGAGGCTGTATAAGCCTGGAAGAAGAGAGTAATAATTAACTGGATACTGAATATCGAGCATGTCTTTTGCTCACAGAAAGACATACTTACTGGTCAAGCAAGTGTGACATGGCTGTAGATGCCATTGTGTTACAGTAAAGATCGTAAGGTTTATCTTCTGCAGTAACTCCTGTTCTGAGTGGGGCACAGGCCAAAATGACCCTCTGATTAATTGCCAGGATAATGTGCAGCAGCTAGCAGTAAAGCTTCCAGTGCTTGAAACCGTGACTGACGTAATTCAACAGTGAAGGGCTGTTGTAAATTGCCCTCCTGTgtatttttcactgctttctcCTTGCCGGGACACCATAAACACCAACTCTAGAAACCTTGTAACTGTGAGCATACTACAAACTGTTCAGTCACTTCTGGGGTAGATAGGATGCAAGTTAGATCTGGTTAAGATGAGGGGCTCAAGAACCGCTTCTGGGTTGTTTGCTCAGTTGGTTAATGAAGATGCTGTCTTTTACAAAAGCTTTCTTTGACTGTGATGCTGTTGACAGATTCTTCAGTATTACTGCATATTGGCAATATGTACCAGagattttctttaatctgaGCAGTGTTGGTGATCATCATTTTACTAGTCTCCTGTTATTGCTGAGTGCAACGTTAAACCTTAGTGGTTTATAGTGTCAATATAGTTTATATTGTCAATATATAAGGTTTATAGTGTCAATAGGAAAATAACTGGTCTTGATTAAACACTTCAGGTTTAATTGGAGCAGCTCTTAAACTGCTTGAACCTGGGCTGTGCCCTTGCTCCATGTGAAACTTTAATACGAAGTGGGCCTCTTAACTCCTGTCAAACCAGATGCCAATCTGCAAGGATAAGGTTGTTAAACTTCAGGCATGAAGCCAGATTGcagctgtaaaatacagaactgaaaatacagtgtgtTTCTCTAATATCACTTTGGTCCTTTCAGTCTGGATCTCTGTTAGACATCAATTTAAAGTAAACCTGTAGTTGAGCGATGGGCATGCTGTGCCTTCAAGATGGGCTTGTTAAGAGCTAGTTATTGCCATTGCTGAGGAAAGGATAAAGATTTCAGCactgacaaaaccaaaattctgttgtctttttcaaCTAGCactgcatttaatattttgcatttaatttggggactaaatacatatattaaagATTCACTTGGCTGTCATTTTGTCTGAGTTGCACAAGATGCTTCCTCATAAGGGCTCTTTGCAGACTACAAAGGATTTGAGTACTGATCGGAGATTACAGTAACGTCTTCAATGCTATGGGAAATCACAGTCTCAGAAATCTTTAAAAGTAAGCATGAGGTACTTGtaccagctccagctgggaatACCAGTTTTCTCGTGAAGATGTCTAAAACATGACCTGCCTTTCTCTGGGTAGCTAGCTAAAATCTGTGGATTTAATTATTCTATTCTTAGTATAATTAAAGAACAGTTTATGCATACAACACTGAAATAGTATTTGCGTTTTACTAATTTTACCTGCTTGGTTTGAAACAGCTATGAACCTGAACTATTTCCTGGCCTTATATATAGGATGGTCAAACCCAGAATAGTGCTGCTTATCTTTGTGTCTGGAAAAGTTGTGCTGACTGGTGAGTGGTCTCCCTCTGTATATCTCTAATCAAATGCTACCATATCTTCAGAGGAAGCATTTAAATTGAACATTAGCTAAACTAACACCTTGCCACAGTAAAGCCACTTGGAAATCTTTTTAATGCCTGCTACTGCttatctgtgttttctgcagatAACAACATCAGTATTGTACTAGAATCTCATATTGCTTCATATAGAGTCTCATATTTCCATGTTATTAAACTTGAGTGTCTTTATTCAAAGCATAATGCCATGTGTCAATGTACAGAATCCCAACAGGATGCTGACATGCTAGTTACTACTTAGTCACTTAAATACTAATATCACAACAAGCAATTTAAAATTGCTTGGACAGGAAGCTAACTTCTTAAAACACTTCACTGACAACATTTAGCAGGGATTATTAGAGGAAAGGGTGGAGATCTAAGGACTTGTTCTAGAGTGTTTGGCAAAACACTCATGAAGCAAAAGCCTCGCTGAGTAAGTGTGCTCAGTATATATCCGTACCTCAGATCCCATGTCAGAAAAGTTGAATTTCTGAGTGCATGTCCCTAACATGTTCTTTTGTAAAGctcatgaaaatacttttactCAAGATGTACTGAAAGGTAAATGGTACTTGTTCCCAGAGGACTCGAATGCTGTATGTACACTCACAACTCAGCTTTGAGGTATGtgaaagataaaaagagaagTGCCTGCCTTAGCCAGAGATTCTCGCAATCATAAATCATGAATGAGCTCAACTAACTGAAGAATTGGACACTCTGTACAAAGCTTGAATGCTTTTCCCTCCAACGTGTGCCCACCTTCTTCTTGGGTCTCAGTAAAATCAGTCTGGTCAGTTCCATTCCACTGGTACTTGCATTTTGGGTACACTAATTGCAACACCCTTGAGTGTGCAGCAGGCCCAGAAGCAGTGAGGTAAGCCCTGGAACTTGTGTTCACGTGGAACTGTGAACAAGGGGTGCAACTGTAATgacaaaactgaatttactgagctgtgaggtttttttcccctagtcaGGGAAGTAACTTGAAAGTAACTTTACTTTGAAAGTAAAAGTTGTGGTAATGCAGATGAATTAGTCATGCCCAAGTGTGTTCTGAGGGAAAGGTTTACATGCTCATCCAGAGTAGCGCTTAATCCATCTGCTAGTTCATTTAAATGCACTTTTCTTGTAGCTGACGTTTGTTGTACTAGCATGATAGTCATGTCACTGGCAAGGAATGTGCCTGCCTACTGCATTACAGTTAGCATACAAGACTTGGCATTAAAAATTTTCTTGCAGTAATATGGAAAAGGCTAGCTTTGAAATCACAAGTGCCCTAacaaagcttaaaaacaaaaaagcttctCAGGACTGAAGGAGGGGAGTTCTCAAACCATGGATCAACTTCCAGTATTGGGATAAGTGTCCATCATTTCTTGTTTCTATCTTTCCACTTACGAACAGGCAGAGCTGTTACTGTTAAGCAGGTAACACCATAGTTCTTCTCAgttccttcccccacccctcccaaaGCCAATGTTTAGCACTTGGAAAGAGTAGCCAACTGCTGGTTTGGTTCCACAGATTAAACAAAGCTAGTCTAGtcttaaagcaaagcaagctaGAAATTATTCTTTGTGAGGTGGCAGAAGCATGATGGAAATTCTGCCTTAAACTAATAGTAAGTTGCTTTTAAACTCCTGTGTTTCTTCATGCTTTGTAATCTTTCCTAGGTTTGAGTTGGATTCAGTTATTCTCAACACTCTGTTAATTCTTAACTTGTTTCTTCCTAAATGTCTTTCTAGGAGCAAAAGAGCGTTCTGAAATCTATGAGGCATTTGAGAACATCTACCCCATTCTAAGAGGTTTCAAGAAATCATCATAACATGGCCCGTAAAGCAACTAAGAATAATACATGGGTTTGTATTACTATGCATGGAACAGAAGCAAGGGCACTTCTGGACCCCATTGTACAGTTGTGGATTGTTAAGCAAACAGTGCTATTCTGAATGCTATAAATGCTTATGCCTTTCTGTAGTTTGTGAGATgtccttttttgctttcaggTTAGCTATCTGTAATCCAATTCAGTTCTAACAACTTCTGTCAAGCCAAAAAATCTTCCAAATGCATGTACTTTTGATAGAACACATATTAAGGTGGgacttaaaagtattttgtgatAGAAATAACATGTCTTTTCCCCTGTTGAACAGATGAATCAACACTCCATTTCAAACTAGCTTTGTCAAAATCCTTAAGTGTACTGAAACCTAGCTCCTgcaatgtttttgtattttcatgtgtaaactcaaaatatatttttgtctaCAGTGTAGTTTACAAAATCCAGCATGCgtttacttcagtgttttgcagaCAGTGATTTTTAGAGGACATAAACTGAACCCCTCTGATCCTACTAGTTAGATAAACTCTTGTTTGTAATGGTGTTGGTACTCTTTTTAAGAGAGATGATGTTCAAGACCCCTGACTGCTGGAATGTACCTAGAAAGGTTGTGGGTGGAGGGGTAACTAATCAAATTGCCtaatttgttaaaattaatttgtgccATGACAAAATGGTACCCAACTGTATTACTGAAGTCCCCTCAGATGATGGGAGTTTTTTGCCTGGTCCAGACAAAAACATGTTGGATAGGAACTGCCTTAACATGGACTTgatggaaagacagaaagtgttGGATGCTCAAGACTTAATTATCTGGGTAGTTTTAACCAGAGTTCAGCCAGTGGCACTACACCACATTCGGTAATTTTGCAGCTAAAATAATGGAGATTTTGTACATTATCTCCAAGTGAACTCGGGGCTTACTTTGCAAAAAAGTGTCATGCTTGGAATGGCAACGTGACTAGGAGCAGTACAAACACTATCCCTTCACTGTTCAGGTACCTTCTACAATTCCCTGGAAGCAAGGTGGTTTTTTCCGCAACAGGgctttggtggtggtggagtTTTTGTGTCCTCCCTTTGTTTCCTGCTGAAGATGGGATGGATCTGCCGAGAAGCTCCCTAAGCCACTAGAGGTTGCTGTTAGATGACTTACGCATAACCCAGGCCAAAAGCTAGCTGTGTCCTTGATGGAAATGCACAGTATGGACAACAGTTTAATACAGAACAGGGTGTCATAGTCTTGCTGGGCTTAGTTTTGCTGTCACAAGTTTTTCTGATTTGGTGAGGATGTAGTTTCAACTTCTGTGTCTGTAATATGTCTTACAAGTGCTTCTATAACAGTCGCTCTGctcctctggggaaaaaagtttgaaGAACTTCATGCA
This genomic stretch from Falco naumanni isolate bFalNau1 chromosome 7, bFalNau1.pat, whole genome shotgun sequence harbors:
- the TBPL2 gene encoding TATA box-binding protein-like 2, which encodes MDGASPLKRYLECYGGQDDLSTSDQLFTSMSPYDVDLPIQTTEDVLFASQFNQPKDFPTDFSSVDLSYLPDIIQGNPEQNLSEDGCEIQKELDRSASRSEDSGIFKDESSSSHPDATQPSPEASGVCHPLMPMTPVTPVTPASESSGIVPQLQNIVSTVNLACKLDLKNIALHARNAEYNPKRFAAVIMRIREPRTTALIFSSGKMVCTGAKSEEQSRLAARKYARVVQKLGFPAKFLDFKIQNMVGSCDVRFPIRLEGLLLAHQQFSSYEPELFPGLIYRMVKPRIVLLIFVSGKVVLTGAKERSEIYEAFENIYPILRGFKKSS